In a genomic window of Exiguobacterium sp. BMC-KP:
- a CDS encoding peptide ABC transporter substrate-binding protein, whose product MNKPSKIAFAGLSSIALLAVAACGQGNDENTSGSDSKNKKKEVTLVSTTDVPQLDPTKTTDSTSIIVTNNVFEGLYRLDGDNKPTPGIAESVEVSDDKKTYTFKLRKDAKWSDGSAVTADDFIYAWKRALDPKTAAEYAYILQDLKNANKIMAGDAELDELGVKKVDDQTLEVQLEAPAPYFLGLTSFPTYLPLKQSFVEDKGDKFATSVDTMVFNGPFVLDKWQANSGWTYKKNPDYWDKASVKMDQINVKVVKEISTGVNLFESKEVDFAPITSEFVSQYEKSDDYKTRPDARINFLRFNQKNKALKNKNIRKALALGFEKQGIADVILNDGSKPANFIVAKDFTFTPDGEDFRAKYPDLQSYDADEAKKAWDAGLKELGVKTVEFSMLSRDEDAFKKVSEYLKGDLEKHLPGLTINIKQQPFKNFLDLESKGDYDISTAGWGPDYQDPMTFLDMWLTGGSFNRMEYSNKKFDDLIKGAKQEADEAKRWSDMQEAEKMLLTEDYAIAPIYQKGEAYLQRTNIDKLYRHPFGADMSFKWMEVK is encoded by the coding sequence ATGAATAAACCATCGAAAATCGCTTTTGCTGGACTATCCAGCATCGCGCTACTTGCTGTCGCTGCATGTGGGCAAGGAAATGACGAAAACACAAGCGGATCGGATTCGAAAAACAAGAAAAAGGAAGTCACGCTCGTTTCAACGACGGATGTACCTCAGTTAGATCCGACGAAAACGACGGACTCGACTTCCATCATCGTCACGAACAACGTCTTTGAAGGGCTGTATCGTCTAGATGGCGATAACAAACCGACACCTGGTATTGCAGAAAGCGTTGAAGTATCCGATGATAAAAAAACATATACGTTCAAACTGCGTAAAGATGCGAAGTGGTCAGATGGATCAGCCGTCACAGCAGATGATTTCATCTATGCTTGGAAACGTGCACTTGATCCAAAGACAGCAGCAGAATACGCGTACATTTTACAAGATTTAAAAAATGCCAACAAAATCATGGCGGGAGATGCTGAACTCGATGAACTTGGTGTCAAAAAAGTCGACGATCAAACACTCGAAGTACAACTCGAAGCTCCAGCCCCTTACTTCCTTGGTTTGACAAGCTTCCCAACCTATTTGCCATTAAAACAATCATTTGTTGAAGATAAAGGCGATAAGTTTGCAACGAGCGTTGATACAATGGTCTTCAATGGACCTTTCGTTCTCGACAAGTGGCAAGCGAACTCGGGTTGGACGTACAAGAAAAATCCAGATTACTGGGATAAAGCAAGTGTCAAGATGGATCAAATTAACGTTAAAGTCGTTAAAGAAATCTCAACAGGTGTCAACCTCTTCGAATCAAAAGAAGTCGATTTTGCACCGATTACATCTGAGTTTGTCTCGCAATATGAAAAATCAGATGATTACAAAACACGTCCAGATGCTCGAATTAACTTCCTCCGCTTTAACCAGAAGAATAAAGCGTTAAAAAACAAAAACATTCGAAAAGCACTTGCACTTGGATTTGAGAAACAAGGGATTGCAGATGTCATCCTAAATGATGGATCAAAACCAGCGAACTTCATCGTTGCGAAAGATTTCACGTTCACACCGGACGGGGAAGACTTCCGTGCGAAGTACCCTGATCTTCAAAGCTATGATGCGGATGAAGCGAAAAAAGCTTGGGATGCTGGCTTGAAGGAACTCGGGGTTAAAACAGTAGAATTCAGTATGCTCTCACGAGATGAAGATGCCTTCAAAAAAGTTTCTGAGTACTTAAAAGGAGACCTCGAGAAACATCTTCCTGGTTTGACGATTAATATTAAACAACAACCATTCAAGAACTTCCTTGACCTTGAATCGAAAGGCGACTATGATATTTCTACTGCCGGATGGGGACCTGACTACCAGGATCCGATGACATTCCTCGATATGTGGTTGACAGGTGGAAGCTTCAACCGAATGGAATATTCGAACAAAAAATTCGATGATCTCATCAAGGGAGCAAAACAAGAAGCAGATGAAGCAAAACGTTGGTCTGACATGCAAGAAGCTGAAAAAATGCTGTTGACAGAAGACTATGCGATTGCACCAATCTACCAAAAAGGTGAAGCTTACTTGCAACGGACGAACATCGATAAATTATACCGTCACCCATTCGGTGCCGATATGAGCTTTAAATGGATGGAAGTAAAGTAA
- the ade gene encoding adenine deaminase, producing the protein MEQTVRERLIAIAAKKEKAAIVYQNISVIDVMTRETYTADVAIDSGYIAAVGEGYEGIENRPGEGLFIAPSFVDAHVHIESSMVPPSEYEQAILPLGVTTIIADPHEIANVKGAEGLSFMLDDAEGLALDVRMMLPSCVPATSFEHAGASLDAAALAPFVDHPGVHGLGEVMDYPAVERADRDMLQKIKQIEDAGKLVDGHAAGLGPREINIYGVAGIRTDHESVSKEDAIVRARRGLYVEVREGSAARNLKEVLDAVTESNASRFLFCTDDKHLDDTLREGTIDYNIRYAIRHGIKRETAYAMASLHATNAYRLDDRGAIVPGRRADFVLLSDADNVVIDEVYIQGNCVARAGKTIRPVRRAHVPESLRGTLNTKPITPEVFALPLDSSRAHVIGVIPKSIVTEHLILDVPLQDGHFVPVPEQDLLKIAVIERHHGTAFSAVGIVKGFKMKRGAIAATVAHDSHNLVIVGASDEEMQLAAERLVQAGGGVIAVNGQEVLAELPLEIAGLMTNRPFQEVGDTLEALNDALDVLEADRSFNPYLTMSFLCLPVIPELKLTDSGLFDVKHFQHISVQAD; encoded by the coding sequence ATGGAACAAACAGTGCGCGAACGATTGATCGCGATTGCTGCAAAAAAAGAGAAAGCGGCTATCGTCTATCAGAATATTTCAGTCATTGATGTCATGACACGTGAGACCTATACAGCGGACGTAGCGATTGATTCAGGCTATATCGCTGCTGTCGGAGAAGGATATGAAGGAATCGAGAATCGTCCGGGAGAAGGTCTCTTCATCGCGCCAAGTTTCGTCGATGCCCATGTCCATATTGAATCATCGATGGTACCACCGAGTGAGTATGAGCAAGCAATTTTACCGTTAGGAGTGACGACGATCATCGCCGATCCGCATGAGATCGCAAATGTTAAAGGCGCGGAAGGATTATCCTTCATGCTAGATGATGCAGAGGGACTCGCACTTGATGTCCGCATGATGTTACCGAGCTGTGTACCAGCGACTTCGTTTGAACATGCTGGGGCATCACTTGACGCGGCAGCACTTGCGCCGTTCGTCGATCACCCGGGTGTCCATGGTTTAGGAGAAGTCATGGATTATCCAGCTGTTGAACGAGCCGATCGTGACATGCTCCAAAAAATCAAACAGATTGAAGACGCAGGAAAACTCGTCGATGGTCACGCAGCAGGACTAGGACCGCGTGAGATCAACATTTATGGTGTCGCTGGGATTCGAACGGATCATGAGTCCGTCAGCAAGGAAGATGCGATTGTCCGAGCTCGTCGCGGTCTATATGTCGAGGTACGCGAAGGTTCGGCAGCCCGAAACTTAAAAGAAGTACTCGATGCCGTGACAGAAAGTAATGCGAGTCGTTTCCTCTTCTGTACGGATGATAAGCATCTGGACGATACATTACGTGAGGGAACGATTGACTACAATATCCGCTATGCAATCCGTCATGGGATTAAACGCGAGACAGCATATGCAATGGCATCGTTGCACGCGACGAATGCGTATCGTTTAGACGATCGTGGAGCCATCGTACCGGGACGCCGGGCGGACTTTGTCTTGTTATCGGATGCAGATAACGTCGTTATTGACGAGGTCTATATTCAAGGGAACTGTGTCGCACGAGCAGGGAAGACGATCCGACCAGTGCGACGTGCGCATGTCCCGGAATCCTTACGTGGAACATTGAATACAAAACCGATTACGCCAGAAGTGTTTGCACTCCCGCTTGATTCATCACGTGCCCATGTCATCGGAGTTATTCCGAAAAGTATCGTCACGGAGCACTTGATTCTCGACGTCCCGCTTCAAGACGGACACTTTGTACCAGTCCCAGAGCAGGATCTATTGAAGATCGCTGTTATTGAACGTCATCACGGGACAGCCTTCTCGGCAGTCGGCATCGTTAAAGGTTTCAAGATGAAACGCGGCGCGATTGCAGCAACCGTTGCTCATGATTCGCATAATCTCGTCATCGTCGGTGCATCGGACGAAGAGATGCAACTCGCTGCAGAACGTCTCGTTCAAGCAGGTGGCGGTGTCATCGCTGTTAACGGTCAAGAGGTCCTTGCTGAGTTACCACTTGAAATCGCTGGGCTGATGACAAATCGTCCGTTCCAAGAAGTCGGAGATACACTCGAAGCGTTAAACGATGCGCTCGATGTGTTAGAAGCCGATCGTTCGTTCAATCCGTATTTGACGATGTCTTTCCTTTGCTTGCCCGTCATTCCCGAGTTGAAACTGACCGACAGTGGGTTATTCGACGTGAAACACTTCCAGCATATTTCGGTCCAGGCAGATTAA
- a CDS encoding gamma carbonic anhydrase family protein, which translates to MKYRVGSLIPNIDPSVYLADGSKVIGEVSIGKDSSVWFNTVIRGDEGPIQIGERVNIQDGSMIHQYEGYPTIIEDEVTIGHMAMIHGGIIRKGALIGMSATILDEAEIGEGAFVAAGSLVPPKMKVPAGAMVMGVPAKIVRDISDHDRFIMERTVRKYVKRGQQYADSCEAIEEDLTSL; encoded by the coding sequence ATGAAATATCGTGTCGGTTCACTTATTCCAAACATCGATCCATCTGTTTATTTAGCGGATGGATCAAAAGTCATCGGTGAAGTTTCGATCGGAAAAGACTCATCCGTCTGGTTCAATACAGTCATCCGGGGAGATGAAGGTCCGATTCAAATCGGGGAACGTGTTAACATTCAAGATGGTTCGATGATTCATCAGTATGAAGGGTATCCGACCATCATTGAAGATGAGGTGACGATTGGTCATATGGCGATGATCCATGGTGGCATCATTCGAAAAGGCGCATTGATTGGGATGTCGGCGACGATTCTCGATGAAGCTGAGATCGGAGAAGGTGCATTCGTCGCTGCGGGGAGCCTTGTTCCACCGAAAATGAAAGTCCCAGCAGGCGCGATGGTCATGGGTGTCCCAGCAAAAATCGTCCGGGATATCAGTGACCATGATCGCTTCATCATGGAACGGACGGTGCGAAAATACGTCAAACGAGGTCAGCAGTATGCCGACAGTTGCGAGGCGATTGAAGAAGATTTGACAAGTTTGTGA
- a CDS encoding ABC transporter permease/substrate-binding protein, producing MNGFFDYVKNNTDQIGDLLLEHLQLTVFAVVIAVVLGIPIGILITRYQKFAKPVLALTSVVQAVPSLALLGFLIPFIGIGSTPAIIMVVLYSLLPIVKNTYTGLSSIPGDTLEAAKGIGLTDRQILSKVQIPLALPIMMAGIRISAVTAVGLMTISAFIGAGGLGYLVFSGIQTVDNNQILAGAIPAGILALVIDFVVSRIEYSVAPNGIPLADGRIKNKARKRRKAMPAGRKIAIASIVFLLIGGTVAYSFLKEDKIVIGSKNFTEQLILGNMLADLIEDKTDLEVERQLNLGGTKVAYGALEKGEIDAYVEYTGTLLIDVLKQDVETDPETVYAKVGKMIPEKSQVDVLDPIGFNNTYALAMTKEDIEKYDLKTVSDMSKVSDRLILGSTIEFANREDGYLGLKKKYPDMKFQDVQPVDGGLRYTALTNGRTNVIDSFSTDGLLQKFDLTVLEDDKKFFPPYYAVPLVRQETLEEHPELEKVLNTLKDKITDEKMQELNYKADVEKQRPEKVARDFLIEEGLISK from the coding sequence ATGAACGGATTCTTTGATTATGTAAAAAACAATACCGATCAGATCGGTGACTTATTGCTTGAGCACTTGCAGTTGACGGTCTTTGCTGTCGTCATCGCTGTCGTCCTCGGGATTCCGATCGGGATATTGATCACCCGTTATCAAAAGTTTGCAAAGCCGGTCCTCGCATTGACGAGCGTTGTTCAAGCGGTTCCGAGTCTTGCCTTACTCGGTTTCTTGATTCCGTTCATCGGGATCGGATCAACACCGGCGATCATCATGGTCGTCCTCTATTCACTATTGCCAATCGTTAAAAATACGTATACGGGTCTGTCGAGCATTCCAGGGGATACGCTCGAAGCAGCCAAAGGAATTGGTTTGACGGATCGTCAAATTCTCAGTAAGGTCCAGATTCCACTTGCCTTACCAATCATGATGGCAGGGATTCGGATTTCTGCGGTTACAGCCGTTGGTTTAATGACGATTTCCGCGTTCATTGGTGCCGGTGGTCTTGGTTACCTCGTTTTCTCGGGTATTCAAACGGTTGATAATAATCAAATTCTTGCCGGAGCGATTCCAGCTGGTATTTTAGCACTCGTCATCGACTTCGTCGTCAGTCGGATTGAATATTCGGTGGCACCGAACGGGATTCCACTTGCGGATGGTCGAATCAAGAACAAAGCACGTAAGCGTCGCAAGGCGATGCCAGCCGGACGTAAGATTGCGATTGCAAGTATCGTCTTTTTATTGATCGGTGGAACAGTCGCTTATTCTTTCCTCAAGGAAGATAAGATTGTCATCGGATCGAAGAACTTTACGGAACAATTGATTCTCGGAAATATGTTAGCGGATTTAATCGAAGACAAAACAGATTTAGAAGTCGAACGTCAGTTAAATCTCGGGGGGACGAAAGTCGCTTACGGAGCACTTGAAAAAGGCGAAATCGATGCGTATGTCGAGTACACAGGAACCTTGTTGATCGACGTTCTAAAGCAAGATGTCGAGACAGATCCGGAAACAGTCTATGCAAAAGTCGGGAAGATGATTCCTGAGAAAAGTCAGGTCGACGTTCTTGATCCAATCGGATTTAATAATACGTACGCTCTCGCCATGACGAAAGAAGACATCGAAAAATATGACTTAAAGACGGTGTCCGATATGTCAAAAGTCAGTGATCGCTTGATTCTCGGATCAACAATCGAATTCGCGAATCGTGAAGACGGTTATCTTGGTCTGAAGAAAAAGTATCCAGATATGAAATTCCAAGATGTACAACCGGTCGATGGAGGGCTTCGTTATACAGCACTGACGAATGGTCGAACGAACGTCATCGATAGTTTCTCGACAGATGGTCTGTTGCAAAAATTCGATTTGACGGTACTAGAAGATGATAAGAAATTCTTCCCGCCATATTATGCAGTACCACTTGTTCGTCAAGAAACACTTGAAGAACATCCAGAACTGGAAAAAGTCCTCAACACGTTGAAGGATAAAATCACGGATGAAAAGATGCAAGAATTGAACTACAAAGCAGACGTTGAGAAACAGCGCCCGGAAAAAGTTGCGCGTGATTTCTTGATTGAAGAAGGCTTGATTTCAAAATAA
- a CDS encoding ABC transporter ATP-binding protein, producing MIEFKNVGKQFKDNVVLKGLSLEIQKGELVVFIGPSGCGKTTSLKMINRLIEPSSGTILVNGKDIMKTDTIELRRHMGYVIQQTGLFPHMTVRENIQLIAGLEGKDHDEMDQRTEQLLTMVGLDPKQFIDRYPSELSGGQQQRVGFARALMNDPDVILMDEPFSALDPVTRNDLQEELFNLQEEVKKTIVFVTHDMDEAIKLADRICIMRDGEIVQFDTPEEILRHPKDEYVESFIGKNKIWSSPEFIKAEDIMIEDPVSISGKRTLLQGIEIMRGRKVDSLLITDRDRVLQGLIKLKNIQTIPDKSQRIEEVMEGEIIAVNEHDSLLDVLEVMNQEETGYLPVTDATGKLRGLITRSSLLSVLSEQFIHEEEVQ from the coding sequence ATGATCGAATTCAAAAACGTCGGTAAGCAGTTCAAGGACAACGTCGTCTTGAAAGGTTTATCGCTCGAGATTCAAAAGGGTGAACTCGTTGTCTTCATCGGACCAAGTGGTTGTGGGAAAACGACGTCACTTAAGATGATTAATCGCTTGATCGAACCTTCTTCAGGTACGATTTTAGTCAATGGGAAAGATATCATGAAGACGGATACGATCGAATTACGACGTCATATGGGATATGTCATTCAACAAACAGGTCTGTTCCCTCATATGACGGTTCGGGAAAACATTCAATTGATTGCCGGACTTGAGGGGAAAGACCACGATGAGATGGATCAACGGACAGAACAATTATTGACGATGGTCGGGCTTGATCCGAAACAATTCATCGATCGTTATCCGAGCGAACTCAGTGGTGGGCAGCAACAACGTGTCGGTTTTGCGCGAGCTTTGATGAACGATCCAGATGTCATTTTGATGGATGAACCATTCAGTGCACTCGATCCTGTTACTCGAAACGATCTACAGGAAGAACTGTTCAACTTACAAGAAGAAGTGAAAAAGACGATCGTTTTCGTCACCCATGATATGGATGAAGCGATCAAATTAGCGGATCGGATATGTATCATGCGTGACGGGGAGATCGTTCAGTTCGATACACCAGAAGAAATTCTCCGTCATCCAAAAGATGAATATGTCGAATCGTTCATTGGGAAAAATAAAATCTGGAGTAGTCCAGAATTCATTAAGGCAGAAGATATCATGATCGAGGATCCGGTTTCAATCAGTGGCAAACGCACGTTGTTACAGGGAATTGAAATCATGCGCGGTCGAAAAGTCGACAGCCTGTTGATCACTGATCGTGACCGCGTCTTACAAGGTCTAATTAAGTTGAAGAATATCCAGACGATTCCGGATAAGAGTCAACGAATCGAAGAAGTCATGGAAGGTGAAATCATCGCCGTCAATGAACATGATTCGTTACTCGATGTCCTTGAGGTCATGAATCAGGAAGAGACAGGCTATCTTCCGGTAACGGATGCGACTGGAAAACTAAGAGGATTGATTACACGTAGTAGCTTACTTTCCGTCCTGAGTGAGCAATTCATTCACGAGGAGGAAGTCCAATGA
- a CDS encoding LysM peptidoglycan-binding domain-containing protein, whose protein sequence is MNIKKPTIMMIGLLLLSPLSIPSQVDAASSTFVTKGTTTQKVVALTFDDGSDGTNIAKILSILKSNQVKATFFLTGSGATNHPQSIKNITTASPTHQIGNHSYSHPDFTTLTASQMTSELSRTESLIRSLTGKTTKPIFRAPFGASNSNVLSAVGAAGYTKTIQWNIDTTDWKGISSTAILDRVLPKVVPGSIILMHTGAGAKGTPTALPTMISKLKAKGYSFVTISELLRSPTTTGTTYTVKAGDTLYSIARKYNVSVSALASANNITNWNLLNIGQVLKIPTTTYTVKSGDTLYSIAMRYGVTVTALMQANGITNPNLLLVGQVLKIPN, encoded by the coding sequence ATGAACATCAAGAAACCCACCATCATGATGATCGGATTGCTTCTCCTTAGTCCATTATCGATTCCTTCACAGGTTGATGCAGCGAGCTCTACGTTTGTGACAAAAGGAACGACGACACAAAAAGTCGTCGCATTGACGTTCGATGACGGTTCAGATGGAACGAACATTGCAAAAATCTTAAGTATCTTAAAAAGTAACCAAGTGAAGGCGACTTTCTTCTTAACAGGCAGTGGCGCAACGAACCATCCCCAATCGATTAAAAACATCACAACCGCCTCTCCTACACACCAAATCGGCAATCACTCGTATTCACATCCGGATTTTACGACATTAACAGCAAGTCAAATGACGAGTGAATTATCTCGGACGGAGTCTCTTATCCGGTCCTTGACCGGAAAAACGACAAAACCGATTTTCCGTGCGCCGTTTGGTGCAAGCAACAGTAACGTGTTAAGTGCCGTCGGAGCCGCAGGATATACGAAAACAATTCAATGGAATATTGATACGACGGATTGGAAGGGCATCTCTTCAACAGCCATCTTGGATCGTGTGTTGCCAAAAGTCGTTCCTGGTTCGATCATTCTGATGCATACCGGCGCTGGTGCAAAAGGAACACCGACTGCCCTGCCAACGATGATTTCGAAACTCAAAGCCAAAGGCTATTCGTTCGTCACGATTTCAGAATTACTCCGCTCACCAACTACGACGGGTACGACGTATACCGTCAAAGCAGGCGATACACTCTATTCGATCGCACGTAAATACAACGTCTCGGTTTCTGCCCTCGCGAGTGCGAATAACATCACGAACTGGAATCTGTTGAACATTGGTCAAGTCTTAAAAATTCCGACAACGACTTATACGGTTAAATCCGGTGATACGCTTTACTCCATTGCCATGCGTTACGGTGTTACTGTCACAGCATTGATGCAGGCAAATGGCATCACGAATCCAAATCTCTTACTCGTCGGACAAGTCTTGAAAATTCCAAATTGA
- the lysA gene encoding diaminopimelate decarboxylase, with protein MYGSQYLTEENNTLHIDGVAATDLAAQYGTPLYVMAERELTDRLATVREHFLDKYPNTYASFASKALTVSAVYEQVVRHGLGIDVVTGGELFIARQSGVPAERIYFHGSNKSTADLQYAVEEGVGRIVIDHFAEIAQLEAIAAQAGQTVHVLIRIVPQVIGGAHAKIQTGGVDTKFGFSTHASDYLDAIEAILASEHLSLLGIHCHVGSQIQDPSLFEQTARTMMGFVETIRAHHGFTVSEVNVGGGFGIAYTQDDQPLDFEATIARVMDVIEAETERLGIERPRIGIEPGRWVVANAGTTLYTVGAIKEIEGVRTYLSVDGGMTDNIRPALYGAVYETVIANRMKGETTEVTVVGAACESGDLVAEKAQLVEPNGGDTLAVFGTGAYNFSMASNYNQFLRPALVFVRDGESREVVRRQTYADLVQCDLGINGVRSES; from the coding sequence ATGTATGGAAGTCAATACCTGACAGAAGAAAACAATACGTTGCACATCGATGGTGTCGCAGCTACCGATCTTGCAGCACAGTACGGAACACCATTGTACGTGATGGCAGAACGGGAGCTGACGGATCGACTGGCAACCGTCCGGGAACACTTCCTTGATAAGTATCCGAATACGTATGCTTCCTTCGCTTCAAAAGCACTGACTGTCAGTGCGGTGTATGAACAAGTTGTGCGTCATGGTCTCGGAATTGACGTCGTCACGGGCGGGGAACTCTTCATCGCCCGTCAATCCGGGGTTCCGGCAGAACGGATTTATTTCCATGGTTCGAATAAATCAACGGCTGATCTTCAGTATGCCGTTGAGGAAGGTGTCGGACGGATCGTCATCGATCACTTTGCAGAGATCGCACAACTCGAAGCGATTGCGGCACAAGCTGGTCAGACCGTTCATGTCCTAATCCGGATCGTGCCACAAGTCATCGGGGGAGCACATGCGAAAATCCAGACGGGTGGTGTCGATACGAAATTTGGTTTCTCGACGCATGCGTCAGATTATTTAGATGCGATCGAAGCGATTTTAGCATCAGAACATCTGTCCTTACTCGGCATCCATTGTCATGTCGGTTCGCAAATTCAAGATCCGTCACTGTTCGAACAGACAGCTCGGACGATGATGGGCTTCGTCGAAACGATCCGTGCCCATCATGGTTTTACGGTCAGCGAAGTTAATGTGGGCGGTGGCTTCGGCATTGCCTATACACAGGACGATCAACCGCTTGATTTTGAAGCGACGATTGCGCGCGTCATGGACGTGATCGAAGCGGAAACGGAACGACTCGGTATCGAACGTCCGCGAATCGGTATCGAACCAGGTCGCTGGGTCGTCGCGAATGCAGGCACAACACTTTATACGGTCGGAGCGATCAAAGAAATCGAAGGCGTTCGGACATATCTTTCGGTCGATGGCGGAATGACGGATAACATTCGTCCAGCGCTTTACGGGGCTGTCTACGAGACGGTCATCGCGAACCGGATGAAGGGTGAAACGACGGAAGTGACGGTCGTCGGAGCAGCTTGTGAATCAGGTGATCTTGTCGCTGAAAAAGCGCAGTTGGTTGAACCGAATGGTGGCGATACGCTCGCTGTGTTTGGAACAGGGGCATATAACTTCTCGATGGCAAGCAACTACAACCAGTTCTTACGTCCGGCACTTGTTTTCGTCCGGGACGGGGAGTCCCGTGAAGTCGTCCGTCGACAAACATATGCGGATTTGGTTCAGTGTGATCTTGGGATCAATGGTGTCCGGTCGGAATCGTAA
- the alr gene encoding alanine racemase — translation MTTRTLVTIDRKAVRQNVASVFARSRKRIFAVVKNNAYNLGMLEMVETLMASDVHHFAVAELYEAIEIKTNFPDSYVLVMNPTEDFETARRFGIALGVSSLEWLALHSEQLQGIELHLKINVGMNRFGVSSLQEAEAVLALAQADSLDLTGLYTHFPLADEPDADHDGQVERFVAIADVLRKRHTFTYIHSENSATIVKHDPRLAFCNYVRPGIFLFGYSPIEKMDWLVPSLRMTTEVVEIREIGPGEHVGYGTNFTSTEPMRIAILPVGYGDGVVRGRAALPVHIQGKPYPVINKLFMSHTFVAVDGTVKVGDEVVLYGDGVEIDDITRTGAANNSEQMCARSWRLTHQYL, via the coding sequence ATGACGACGCGTACACTCGTCACGATCGATCGGAAGGCGGTGCGACAGAATGTCGCATCGGTCTTCGCTCGGTCACGTAAACGTATTTTCGCCGTGGTCAAGAACAATGCGTATAACTTAGGTATGCTCGAGATGGTCGAGACGCTGATGGCGTCTGATGTTCATCATTTTGCTGTCGCCGAGTTGTACGAAGCCATTGAAATCAAAACGAATTTTCCAGACAGTTATGTACTGGTTATGAATCCGACGGAGGATTTTGAAACAGCACGACGTTTCGGAATTGCACTCGGTGTCTCATCGCTAGAATGGCTCGCCCTACACAGTGAACAGCTGCAGGGAATCGAGTTACATTTGAAGATCAACGTCGGGATGAACCGTTTTGGTGTCAGTTCGCTTCAGGAAGCGGAAGCTGTCCTTGCGCTTGCGCAAGCAGATTCGCTTGATTTAACAGGTTTATATACACACTTTCCGCTTGCCGACGAACCGGATGCGGATCATGATGGACAAGTCGAACGTTTCGTTGCCATTGCCGATGTGTTACGAAAGCGCCATACGTTCACGTATATCCATTCGGAAAACAGTGCGACGATCGTCAAACACGATCCGCGTCTCGCGTTTTGTAACTATGTTCGTCCGGGAATCTTCTTGTTCGGTTATTCGCCGATCGAAAAGATGGACTGGCTTGTGCCGTCACTTCGGATGACGACAGAAGTCGTTGAAATTCGTGAAATCGGACCGGGTGAACATGTAGGATACGGAACAAATTTTACGAGTACGGAACCGATGCGGATTGCCATCTTACCAGTCGGATATGGAGACGGTGTCGTCCGTGGACGGGCCGCTTTACCAGTTCACATTCAAGGGAAGCCTTATCCCGTCATCAATAAACTATTCATGAGTCATACGTTCGTCGCCGTCGATGGGACGGTTAAAGTCGGAGACGAAGTCGTGCTATACGGGGATGGCGTTGAAATTGACGATATCACTCGGACGGGTGCAGCGAACAATTCAGAGCAGATGTGTGCCCGGTCGTGGCGCTTGACGCATCAGTATCTATAA